In Betaproteobacteria bacterium, the genomic stretch AGGTACGTGGGCGTGCACACGTTCGGGGGCAGATTGCCCAGATCCTTGGCGAGCCGCATGCCCTCGGCGACCGCCTGCGCCTGGTGCGCAGTCGTCTCCGCTTCGGCGAGCTCCGAGCGGCGCGTCACGGTGAGCGTCAGACGGCGCAGCGGCCGGCGCACTTCGTCCTGCTTGCTCTTGAGCTGATCGAATCGATACAGCGTCTCGGCGGCGACCAGCACCGCTTGCGCGATCTTCCAGGAAAGGCCGCGGCGGCGCACGGGCAGCTCGGTCAGGAACAGCACGGCTTCCATCGCGCCGGTGTCGTTGAGCGTGCGCACCGCGGCGCGGCAGGCATCGCGGTATTCCTTGTCGCGAAACTCGCGTTCGCGCCCCAGCCCCACCAGCAGCACGCGATCGCCGAGGACGTTCGGGACATTGTGCAGCAACAGGGTCGCGCCGAGTTTTCCTTCCATGTCGCCGCGGCGAACGATCTCGGCGAGATGGCCGTTCGCAGCGCGATCGATCGATTCCGCCGCCGCCGACAGCTTGCGCGACTCGAACACGCCCACCACCACGCAGGCGCTGCGTTGCTTCTCGGGGGCCCCGCTTTTTATGCTAAATTCCACTGCGCTCTCCTGCTTCGAACAAGCGACGCGGGCGGGGTATTTCGGAGCGCCGGTCCGCGGACGTTGTCCGGAGGGTCGACATCTCTGCGCAGCCCCGAGGGTGGCGCCTCCCCTGCCGGTATCTCGCTGAATTATCGGAGCACTGGCAACGTCAAGTCAAAAAAGGCAATAGGACGGCCGACGCATGATTTTTCGTCGGACCCTGCTGCGCGAGTTCGCGACGACCGCCGCAGGCGTGTTCGTGGTGCTGGTGGCGATCACGCTCACTACCCAATTCATCCGCTACCTGGGGCAGGCCGCGGCCGGCACGCTTGCGGTGGACGCGGTGGCCGCAATGCTGAGCTTCAGCGCGCTGGGCTATTTCCCCGTGCTGCTCACGCTCACGCTCTTCATTTCCGTGCTGATGACGCTCACGCGCAGCTACCGCGACTCGGAGATGGTCGTCTGGTTCAGCTCCGGGATGAGCCTCTACGGCTGGATTCGGCCGGTGCTTGCGTTCTCCCTGCCGCTCGTCTTCACCGTCGGCCTGCTGTCGCTGCTGCTCTCGCCCTGGTCGGTGCGCCTGGCCGAGGAATATCGCGTCCAGCTCAATTCACGCGACGAGCTCTCGGGTGTGGCTCCCGGGGTGTTTCGCGAATCCCGGCACGCCGAGCGGGTGTTCTTCGTGGAGCAGATGGAGGGCGAGGCGAATCTCGTCGGCAACGTGTTCGTGCGCTCGCTGCAGCACCAGCGCGAAGGCGTGATGGTGGCGCGGAGCGGCTACCAGGAAGTCGCGCCGAACGGCGATCGGTTTCTCGTCCTCATGGACGGCAGCCGCTACGAGGGCACGCCGGGCTCGCCCGAGTTTCGCATTACCCGCTTCGAGCGCTATGCGATTCGCGTCGAAGCCTATGAAGCCAAGCCCGGGCTGCCGACCGTCAAGTCGCTCGATACCTACGACCTGTTGCGACTGCAATCCGCGCGCGCGCGCGCGGAGCTCACTTGGCGCATCGGGCTGCCGGTCTCGGCGCTGGTCCTGTCGCTGCTGGCGATCCCGCTCTCCTTCGTCAATCCCCGCGGCGGCCGCTCGCTCAATCTGATCCTGGCCCTGCTGATCTACCTGGTCTACAGCAACTGCATGAGCATGGTTCAGGCCTGGGTTGCGCAAGGCCGGGTGGGCGCCGTCGCCGGCATCCTCGGCGTGCACACCGCCATGCTGCTCGTGCTGGCAGCGCTGTTTTACCGGCGCGTGGCGGTCTTTTCGCTGCGGCGCAGATTCGCATGAAGCTCATCCGCCGTTATCTCGTCACCGAGACGCTCGGTGCGACGGCCTTCGTATTTGCCGCGCTGGTGAGCCTGTTCGCCCTGCTCGATCTCATCCGCGAACTGAAGGATTTCGGCCAGGGCAGCTACCGTCTGCCGCAAATCTTCGGCTACGTGCTCATGTCCATTCCCGGGCACGTGTACGAGCTGTTTCCGATCGCGGTGTTGATCGGAACCATCTTCGCGCTGGCACAGCTGGCGGCGAGCTCCGAGTATGCCGTGATCCGTGTTTCCGGCGTGTCGGTGCGCCGTTTCGCCTGGATGCTCGCGCAGATCGGCCTGGTGCTGGCCGCGGTGAATTTCCTGCTGGGCGAGTTCGTCGCCCCAGCCTCGGAGCAGGCCGCCCAGCGCCTGCGCGTGCGGGCGAAAACGGGCGTGGTCGCGAGCGACTTCCGCTCGGGGTTGTGGATACGCGAGGCGCGCAGCTTCATCAACGTGCTGCAGCCCTTGCCGGACGCGACCCTGGCCGGCGTTCGCATCTACCAGTTCGACGACGACTACCGGCTGCTCTCGATCAGCTATGCCGAGCGCGGGGTGTATCAGAACGACGAGCGCTGGCTGCTGCGCAACGTCGTACGCACCGTGTTCGATCAGGGCCGCACGCGGGTCGAGCGCGTCGACCAAAGCTACTGGACTTCGGTGCTTTCGCCCGCGATCCTGAACGTGCTGCTGGTCGATCCGGAACAGCGCTCGGTGCGCGACCTCGTTTCCTACGTCGAGCATCTGCGCGAGAGCCGGCAGCAATCGATCCGGTACGAGATCGCGCTTTGGACCAAGTTCACCTACCCCTTGGCCGTGGTGGTGATGATGGTGCTCGCGTTGCCGTTCGCCCATATGCAGCGGCGCACGGGCGGCATCGGCGGTCGGATTTTCGTCGGCATCATGCTGGGATTGGNNNNNNNNNNNNNNNNNNNNNNNNNNNNNNNNNNNNNNNNNNNNNNNNNNNNNNNNNNNNNNNNNNNNNNNNNNNNNNNNNNNNNNNNNNNNNNNNNNNNNNNNNNNNNNNNNNNNNNNNNNNNNNNNNNNNNNNNNNNNNNNNNNNNNNNNNNNNNNNNNNNNNNNNNNNNNNNNNNNNNNNNNNNNNNNNNNNNNNNNNNNNNNNNNNNNNNNNNNNNNNNNNNNNNNNNNNNNNNNNNNNNNNNNNNNNNNNNNNNNNNNNNNNNNNNNNNNNNNNNCGCACCAAACGGGTGCCGACCGCGCGATCGTGCAGGAAGTGGCGTTCTCGATCGAACAGCGCCCACCACAACGGTAATGCAGCGAGCGGCCAGGTGGCCGCCGCAATGAGAAACCGCGCCAGCGCGACGCCGGCGCCCGGGGGCGCACCGCGTCGATCGACCAGTCGCAGCCGCCACGTGCGCATGGGCAGCGTGCGCCGGCCGCCGGTCCAGCTCCAGACGAAATAGGCTGCGCTGATCGCAAGCAGATAGATCTGCAGAACGATGTGCAGGGGTTGTTCACGCGCGTCGCCGGCGATCGCGATGAAGATCGCCGTCGCC encodes the following:
- the lptF gene encoding LPS export ABC transporter permease LptF, which gives rise to MIFRRTLLREFATTAAGVFVVLVAITLTTQFIRYLGQAAAGTLAVDAVAAMLSFSALGYFPVLLTLTLFISVLMTLTRSYRDSEMVVWFSSGMSLYGWIRPVLAFSLPLVFTVGLLSLLLSPWSVRLAEEYRVQLNSRDELSGVAPGVFRESRHAERVFFVEQMEGEANLVGNVFVRSLQHQREGVMVARSGYQEVAPNGDRFLVLMDGSRYEGTPGSPEFRITRFERYAIRVEAYEAKPGLPTVKSLDTYDLLRLQSARARAELTWRIGLPVSALVLSLLAIPLSFVNPRGGRSLNLILALLIYLVYSNCMSMVQAWVAQGRVGAVAGILGVHTAMLLVLAALFYRRVAVFSLRRRFA
- the lptG gene encoding LPS export ABC transporter permease LptG, encoding MKLIRRYLVTETLGATAFVFAALVSLFALLDLIRELKDFGQGSYRLPQIFGYVLMSIPGHVYELFPIAVLIGTIFALAQLAASSEYAVIRVSGVSVRRFAWMLAQIGLVLAAVNFLLGEFVAPASEQAAQRLRVRAKTGVVASDFRSGLWIREARSFINVLQPLPDATLAGVRIYQFDDDYRLLSISYAERGVYQNDERWLLRNVVRTVFDQGRTRVERVDQSYWTSVLSPAILNVLLVDPEQRSVRDLVSYVEHLRESRQQSIRYEIALWTKFTYPLAVVVMMVLALPFAHMQRRTGGIGGRIFVGIMLGL
- a CDS encoding RDD family protein — protein: MSHPQPEQVAAPVRIRLLAAVYEALLLAALLMPATAIFIAIAGDAREQPLHIVLQIYLLAISAAYFVWSWTGGRRTLPMRTWRLRLVDRRGAPPGAGVALARFLIAAATWPLAALPLWWALFDRERHFLHDRAVGTRLVR